A DNA window from Providencia huaxiensis contains the following coding sequences:
- a CDS encoding DUF459 domain-containing protein codes for MSKIAVGFFSLLLSFSLSAKTLVIGDSLAYSLAESVKKIIPVDGYYLENSGLSDNSPLNWNEYIKTIPVNNYDSVIISLGANDAISDKNIDEYQQKSLGFIKEISNLNDSALVTWVLPPVMKNQTTENGLVNVRIAINNACNASGITCLKVGDVIGDFYSDTLNGAQIRSSDGIHYTAKGADLIVSELMKIN; via the coding sequence ATGTCTAAAATAGCGGTTGGTTTCTTTTCTTTATTATTGTCTTTTTCACTATCAGCTAAAACTTTAGTCATTGGTGATAGCCTAGCCTATTCTTTAGCGGAAAGTGTAAAAAAAATTATCCCCGTTGATGGGTATTATCTTGAAAATAGCGGATTGAGTGACAATAGCCCTTTAAATTGGAATGAGTACATCAAAACAATCCCTGTAAATAACTATGATTCTGTTATTATTTCTTTGGGTGCTAACGATGCTATTTCGGATAAAAACATTGATGAATACCAACAAAAATCACTTGGTTTCATAAAAGAAATCAGCAACTTAAATGATAGCGCATTGGTTACATGGGTTTTACCGCCAGTAATGAAGAATCAAACAACAGAAAATGGATTGGTTAACGTAAGAATTGCTATAAATAACGCCTGTAACGCATCAGGGATCACTTGCTTGAAAGTAGGTGATGTTATAGGTGATTTCTATTCTGATACGCTTAACGGTGCTCAAATTCGCTCTAGTGATGGTATTCACTATACTGCAAAAGGTGCTGATTTGATTGTTAGTGAATTGATGAAAATTAATTAG
- a CDS encoding type IA DNA topoisomerase → MRLFIAEKPSLAKAIFEGLGGNPATEKKNGYFEHGDDVVTWCFGHMLAINDPQDYDPKYAQWNLSDLPIASYLPPKYKLKPESQAQTKIIISLINKAKTICNCGDPDEEGCRLVDEILEYVECKKPVMRLLVADLNLAPVKKALANMQPNENFRGMSNSALCRSILDQSFGYNLTRVSTLKGREQGYQGVLNVGRVQSAVLGLVNLRTLANQNHSESFYYDVFADMSINGNTIKAKYHATESDQIDEKNRLISEAQAKHIADRVVGNKSVVTVATTKPEVTKPPLPLNLSTLQQICAKRFGYKAKETLDIMQGLYETHKLLTYPRSDNRYLSDEHFYQAKDIATAISSTLSDLDSAVNSMDLSQKHKAFDASKIEAHHAIVPTTKSGTGIQLTEKEKNVYRIVATYFVGLFLPDAIRNKTKIHFDVNGDTFTATQSVLVQKGWESIGKDDDSEEIDADSNQGGYDLTALKFSDSGLCDSSNVDKKTALPPKYFTESTLLAAMTRAAKFIEDPELRKALEAKDEGSTDRGSIGTEATRAGILDKLASNTGLISIEKEKGYSELVWKTTKQGQEFCAALPDEITKPDISALWAEKQMLVKDGKLTIEAFIRETDGYIADITNRIKSEGLNITSNAVTCPSCGKGGLRKIKGKNGFFWGCSNYPECKSTFQDNKGKPVTEKKEEKPKVSISCPACSSSLSLGEKALNCTGGCGFVLWRTISGKKLTDSQIESLITKKSTDFISGFVSKKGDKYVAKLHLTDENKIKFEYKPK, encoded by the coding sequence ATGAGATTGTTTATTGCAGAAAAACCATCATTGGCAAAAGCGATTTTTGAGGGGTTAGGGGGTAATCCTGCCACTGAAAAGAAAAACGGCTATTTTGAACATGGTGATGATGTGGTTACTTGGTGTTTTGGTCACATGTTGGCTATTAATGATCCTCAAGATTATGATCCTAAATACGCTCAATGGAATTTAAGCGACTTACCTATTGCCTCCTATTTACCGCCTAAATACAAGTTAAAGCCTGAATCTCAAGCGCAAACAAAAATAATTATCTCATTGATTAATAAGGCAAAAACAATCTGCAACTGCGGCGATCCAGATGAGGAAGGCTGTAGACTGGTTGATGAAATTTTAGAATATGTTGAATGCAAAAAACCAGTGATGCGCTTATTGGTTGCAGACCTTAACCTTGCACCGGTTAAAAAAGCATTAGCGAACATGCAACCAAACGAAAATTTTAGGGGGATGTCGAACAGCGCATTATGCCGTTCAATCCTCGATCAAAGTTTTGGTTACAACCTAACCAGAGTATCTACTCTAAAAGGTCGTGAACAAGGCTATCAAGGCGTTCTAAATGTGGGGCGTGTACAAAGTGCTGTGTTAGGGTTAGTGAACCTTAGAACGTTGGCAAACCAAAACCACTCTGAAAGTTTTTATTATGATGTATTTGCGGATATGTCTATTAACGGTAATACAATAAAAGCAAAATACCACGCGACAGAATCCGATCAGATTGATGAAAAAAACAGACTGATTTCAGAAGCGCAAGCAAAACACATTGCTGATAGGGTTGTTGGTAATAAATCCGTTGTCACTGTAGCTACAACAAAACCCGAAGTTACAAAACCGCCATTACCTTTAAATCTATCAACATTACAACAAATTTGTGCTAAACGATTCGGTTATAAAGCCAAAGAAACACTTGATATTATGCAAGGGCTTTATGAAACACATAAACTATTAACCTATCCTCGAAGTGACAACCGTTATTTATCTGATGAACATTTTTATCAGGCAAAAGATATAGCAACGGCAATAAGTTCTACTTTGTCAGATTTAGATTCCGCTGTTAATAGCATGGATTTATCTCAAAAACATAAAGCCTTTGATGCAAGTAAAATAGAAGCACACCATGCTATTGTTCCAACCACAAAAAGCGGTACGGGTATTCAATTAACTGAAAAAGAAAAAAATGTTTACCGTATTGTTGCAACCTATTTTGTTGGGTTATTTTTACCTGATGCTATCCGCAATAAAACGAAAATTCATTTTGATGTTAATGGTGACACATTCACCGCAACACAAAGCGTTTTAGTGCAAAAAGGGTGGGAATCTATCGGTAAAGATGATGATAGCGAAGAAATAGATGCTGATAGCAATCAAGGGGGGTATGACCTAACAGCTCTTAAATTTAGTGATAGTGGTTTATGTGATTCCTCAAATGTTGATAAAAAAACAGCGTTACCGCCTAAATATTTCACTGAATCCACGCTACTTGCAGCCATGACCAGGGCTGCTAAATTTATTGAAGATCCTGAATTGCGTAAAGCCCTAGAAGCAAAAGACGAGGGAAGCACTGACAGGGGAAGCATAGGAACGGAAGCAACACGGGCAGGTATACTCGACAAATTAGCCAGTAATACAGGTCTAATTTCCATTGAAAAGGAAAAAGGTTACTCTGAGCTTGTCTGGAAAACGACAAAGCAAGGGCAAGAATTTTGTGCCGCTTTACCTGATGAAATAACAAAACCTGATATTTCGGCATTATGGGCTGAAAAACAAATGTTAGTTAAGGACGGTAAACTCACTATAGAAGCGTTTATCAGGGAGACTGACGGTTATATTGCAGATATAACAAACAGAATTAAATCTGAGGGGCTGAATATCACCTCTAACGCTGTAACTTGTCCTAGCTGTGGTAAAGGTGGATTGCGGAAAATCAAAGGCAAGAACGGCTTCTTTTGGGGGTGTTCTAACTATCCTGAATGCAAATCCACTTTTCAAGACAACAAGGGTAAGCCTGTAACTGAGAAGAAAGAAGAAAAACCAAAAGTTAGTATATCGTGCCCTGCGTGTTCATCCTCTTTAAGTTTGGGTGAAAAAGCACTAAATTGTACGGGCGGTTGTGGGTTTGTTTTATGGCGTACCATATCAGGTAAAAAACTGACTGACTCACAAATTGAAAGCCTAATCACTAAAAAATCAACAGATTTCATTTCTGGTTTTGTAAGTAAAAAAGGCGATAAGTACGTTGCTAAGTTACACTTAACAGACGAAAACAAAATTAAATTTGAATATAAACCTAAGTAA
- a CDS encoding H-NS family histone-like protein, protein MQDENYSDLRGMLANIRTLRKALKGTDLDLLNEYVEKLTVVRDETIEEHKQYEKELITKNEARNKARSYLEEAGLPVPDELKKEYTINDLLGIEKKAKRKAQRKGSATTLKPKYAIKDDEGNWQVWAGRGHKPKWFTEALESGLARSDLEELAKEYNLEHDDK, encoded by the coding sequence ATGCAAGATGAAAACTATTCAGATCTACGAGGAATGTTAGCTAACATTCGCACATTAAGAAAAGCCCTAAAAGGGACTGACCTTGATTTGCTCAATGAATATGTTGAAAAACTAACCGTTGTACGTGATGAAACCATTGAAGAACACAAACAATATGAAAAAGAGTTGATTACAAAAAATGAAGCAAGAAACAAAGCCAGATCATACCTCGAAGAAGCTGGCTTGCCTGTGCCTGACGAATTAAAGAAAGAATATACAATTAATGATTTGCTTGGCATCGAGAAAAAGGCAAAAAGAAAAGCGCAACGTAAAGGTTCTGCAACCACATTAAAACCAAAATACGCCATTAAAGATGATGAGGGTAACTGGCAAGTTTGGGCGGGTCGGGGTCACAAGCCTAAATGGTTTACAGAAGCTCTTGAATCAGGACTAGCCAGAAGTGATTTAGAAGAATTAGCAAAAGAATACAACCTAGAACACGATGATAAATAA